In Lactuca sativa cultivar Salinas chromosome 5, Lsat_Salinas_v11, whole genome shotgun sequence, the DNA window accatatagcataacaagcaacaacattcatacatagtcttcagcatgactggaccgcctcaccgggccttcagcctatctggaccgctctctggGCTTTTAGTCTGATTGAACCGCCTTAcatgccttcagtctatccggaccgccctggaTGTCTTCGCCCTCGATATCAGCTCGTCCGCCTCAACCTACTAAACCACAACCATAAAATATCGATATAAATGTTATCATAATAATCAGCAACACATGTAGTCCTACAAATCTACTAGTCTAATCAAATAACCAGTAAACACAAATCTCagcataacaacatacaacaAAACATGATATATAATCCAATGGACCGACCTTTGTGCCTTCGActcataagtacagtgaggaaaactcacatcagTCCGAATACGGTCTGAATAAATCCCTACTCAGACAGTCGGCTCTACCTGACTcctaataatcaaaacatttctcattctaaataaataacaatttcccaaaatacccttggtcaaaatcggtcaaaatCCACAAATCAGACAAGTTaacccaaccgagtcaactcaaaccttgtacgcggggcgtacttcagaTGTATGCAGGGCATACTCGTTGTCCGAGGAATCGGGGCTCAAATTATGTACGCGCAACATACCAATCggtacacccaacatacataCTAATTCTCCACTTAATGAGTTAAGTTCTAAATAATCAAGTTATTCTGACCAAATTGTAGATCCAAGTCCATAATATCatccttgaccataaagtttctaactttattgTCTTGCATGGCCAATAAGTGCTAAATGCTAAAAAAAACCCCtcctcttaatccattaagacaaaaAAACACATGCATGGAGAATGATTAAGAGCCAAAACCTTATATTTATGCTTCTAAACCCCTCAAAacatatgaaaggacaactagaaTGGACTAGAGCATGCTATAATCCAAAAACGTCAAGACTCAGGACAAAATGCTCATGAAACAAGAACTTAGCTAGATCTAAGGAAATATAAgccaagtttgaaactttatacctcttggaGGTTACTAGAAAGGTGAAGACCCAAGATCCAAATCTTCTTCAAGCTTCCAAGGTGGCTCTACTTCCTTCTTTTTCTTTCAAGACCACCAAAAACACACACAAGGGTCAAGAATGCTTAAGAAAGTGGCTAGGGTATGCTAAACTCGTATGAAGATAGTGGAGGATGATTAGAGATGAGGGTGGAGGCCAtaaagttgcttaaatagggtctaaaccctaaaTCTTAGGGTTTGAAACCCTCACACGTATGCCCTACGTACATAATGTATGCCCAAATTACTAAGCCCTTGCATGTACACTGTGCGTACGAATCGTACACCAACGTACTAAGCCCTCGGCCCAACATTACAAAAATGTCACCGTGGGCCATTTTACAAGATTTCTCATTCACAAGGGCTAAAAATCATAAACCTTCATACTTACGGGTTAAATCTGGAAATACCTCAttgtcgggatgttacaaaatctGAATGGCCATAGGAATTATGCTTGTCTGCATGAGTTAGTTGcgttttttcttataaattaagTAGTTAACTATGTACTCTTGCACCTAAGTTTTCTTCATTTATATCATTCTAAATCAAAACCATGTTGTTTTTATGTATCATGGTTTTCCAGGACCTACATGAATGCAACTTGTATTGTTTCACTTGTTGTTGTTGGATTTACGAGAATGTACACAATCATATTGATGCTTGAAAGTCCTAGTTTCGTCAGATTCTGTTGGAATATGCATTATTCACAGATAGACATGAGTTGTTATTCCTTGCTCGGATATTGGAATGCAATTTTCGAATGGTTTCTCATGTACCCTTTTAAGGTTGGCTCTGATGTGGTGGAGATGAAGAACTTGATCAAAATCGGAACCATGTGCATCCCATTAATcagaatattatttttatttttttgcatcCCCTAAATTGATGTCTGGTTTAAGTTTAGCTGTAAATGATtaattatttgtgtattatatcataatttcttattttttttatataaaaaaatggaCTTTCAAAATGTtattcaaattatataaaaaacaatGGACTTTCAAAATGTTATTCTAAGTATTTGATGGTAGCTTCTGGAGGGCATATGTTTTCATTCAACATGAAAGAGTTGAAAGAGTAATCAAGATATCACTTCACGACAGGATAATATCATTGTAGCACAATAAAGTTTTGGGTTTGGTCTGATTTGActaattatgttatttttttacGCAATAGGCCACCTAACTTTTATTGTACATGTCAATTAAGTCATTATCGTTAGTTTTTAATCATTCATCCGTTAACCTGTTATTCTTAAAGTACACAAATAGCCCCTATGGTTTAAATTTCTTTTGTAGTTGGTCCCTTACCAACAATGGTTTAAATTACACGACAAAAGTTGCCATGTTTCTGAAAAATGTGGGGACCAAAGTGTAACATTTCATGATAATTATTAATTagcttaattaatataatttttaagAAACCCATAGTTCATCCCCGACCTCATCATTTCATTTCTCCGCTCCTTGATCTAAAGGATTGTAGATCGCTCAACGTAACGTTTCTACAATCCAAGATTCAAATCTATTTGGAAACAAACATCTCAATGATCAACGATGCCCTAGAATTAATCATCACAACTCCTTGATCTCGTTTACGATCTGAAATTCCGACTCCAATTTTACGATGGAAACCTCCCTCTCCAAGGAAGATACAGTTTCTTAATCTGTGGTTTATTTTCTCATGATTTAAATAAGATATTCGGATATGTTTTATCGTAGAGTTCTCTCCAAAGACGACGGTCAAGAACCATGGTTTGTTAATCTTCACTTGGCtattttttcttttgattatGTGTGTTCATATGATTAAAGGGAGCCGTCAGTTTGAAACTGTTGTGCAATTGGTGTTCTTTCCAAGTTCTTATAAACTTTAGGATTTCTAACTTACGTATCTTATGGAtttgattttgtgtattctttcttCTACTGTAATGGAGATAGTCCAGCTATACCAATTATATACAAAATATGATGCAATGTCTATGGAATTGAATCCGATGAACCAtcaatcaataattaatttgatttttttgcCTGGTATAGATTGAATTTGATACACCCGAAATGGTAATTTCTGCCTACTATGTTTCAACAAGATTTAATGGGGAAGACAATGACAATGTTACACTTTGGTCCCCATAATTTTAGAAACGTGGCAGTTTTGGTTGTGTCGTAATTTAAACTATAGTGGATAAAAGACCAACTACAAAAGAAATTTAAATCATAGAGGCCATTGTGTAATTTATAATAACTGCTTAACGGAGGAATGATTAAAAAGTAACGCTAATGCCTTAATTAACATGTACAGTAAAAATTAGATAGCCGATTTCGCAAAAAAATAACATAGTGGGTCAAATTATCTAACCTAAAACTTCATTGTGTTACATGACATTATCCCCGTCAGGACACTTATatgtttctttttttaatttaatgtgTAAAAGACTTATAAAATATCCAAAATACCCTCCATAGATCATGCTTAGCACGGCCCTTTAAGTTCATAGTAAATAATATATATTGATTGTACTATTCAAAACAATAAATTATAAAGAAATCTTAATTTCACAACTTAACAAGAACAATAGGTACCTCGCGACTCAACTCCACACACTTGTAAATCACCACGGTAACTTCCAAAATGATCTTTTTCCACCATTGGTATAAATGAGAAATATAGCTAAGCAAAATAATACAAACTTATCGTAAGAAAAATAAAGCTATTATTTGGATACAAATCATATTGTAACAAGTTTTATACGAAAATATACACACAGCAAATGTATCCCAAGAGTGTATTTAACTTTCCACCAAACagtaaattataaaatataaaaaataataataatataaaaatcaaaaagtTTTGATCaaactaaaaaaagaaaaagaggaaTGTCTATCAACCAAGTAAGAGAAGGAACTGCAAAATCTTTCCGTGCTAATACCAATGACCAATCTCAGATCTTAACAAATAATCGAGAGTACATCAATCAATCTACAAGAAGTGAAATTGGATTTTGCTACTCACCATAATAATGACCAATGCAATAGCGTCATCTTTTTAAACTCCGTGGGTAGATATTGTACATATAAACAAACGAAATCGAACCATCGAAACACAACCACACAACTTCCAAGAACAAACACATGACCACATCAGAACTAGTTTTCATCCCATCTCCGGGAGCCGGCCACCTGCCACCGACGGTGGAGCTCGCCAGACTCCTCCTCGACCGTGATCAACGGCTTTcgatcaccatcatcatcatgaaCCTCCCCCTCGAAGCAAAACCGGATACCGAAACTCCGACTTCCACTCCCCGTCTACGCTTGATCGACATCCCGAGTGACGACTCAACAAAAGATCTTATCTCACCTAATACCTTCATCTCCAAGTTCCTCGAAAACCAGAAGCCTCGTGTCAGAGATATCGTCAGTGGCATCACTGAGTCTCACTCGGTTCGACTCGTTGGGTTCGTTGTCGACATGTTCTGTGTGGCCATGACCGACGTTGCCAACGAGTTTGGAGTTCCAACTTACCTTTACTTCACTTCAAGCGCCGCCGCACTCGGGCTGATGTTTGACTTACAGGCCAAGCATGACGACGAAGACTTTGATGTCACTGAGTTGAAAGACTCGGAATTGGAGGTGTCCCTTCCGAGTTACGCCAACCCGGTCCCGGCTAAGGTTTTACCTTCGGTGTTGTTCGATAAGGATGGTGGGTGTAACACGTTTATTGGTCTGGCAAGAAAGTATCGTGGGATGAAGGGCATACTAGTAAATACATTCGAAGAGCTCGAAAGGTATGCCATGGAGTCCTTTTTAAGGAGCAACGCCAACATCCCACTGGTTTTTCCGGTGGGACCGATACTGAACCTGAAAACCCCTACAAACGATGGTAAGGCCGACGGGATTATGACGTGGCTAGATGACCAGCCGGATTGCTCGGTGGTGTTCCTCTGTTTCGGTAGCATGGGAAGCTTCAACGAGGAACAAGTGAAGGAAATAGCCGTTGCACTTGAAAAGAGTGGACAGAGGTTCTTATGGTCGCTCCGCCGTCCGCCGTCGAAGGATAAGCTGATGGGTCTTCCCAAGGACTACGAAAACTACGAGGATGTTCTACCGGAGGGTTTCCTTGAACGGACATCAGGGGTGGGGAAGGTGATCGGATGGGCGCCGCAGACGGCGGTGCTGTCCCACTCTTCAGTCGGAGGATTCGTGTCACACTGTGGGTGGAATTCGACATTGGAGAGCATATGGTGTGGGGTACCGGTGGCAGCTTGGCCACTCTACGCCGAACAACAACTGAATGCTTTTAAATTGGTGGTGGAGCTAGGATTAGCGGCGGAGATTAAAATCGATTACCGTTCCAATATGAGACCAGGTGGCAATGAGAAGGAGGTTATTGTGTCGGCGGCGGAGATTGAGAGTGGGATAAGGAGGTTGATAAGTGATGGTGAGATGAGGAAGAAGGTGAAAGAGATGAAGGAGAAGAGCAGGTTTGCAGTCTCCGAAGGTGGATCTTCTCACGCATCAATTGGTCGATTTATTGATCATGTTATCGTCAACGAATAAGTTATTATCGGTATCTATATTTTTTGTGGTATTTGgacatttttatttgtttttttattgaaAGATTGTGCATCAGCTTGGAAAAAGGACTAATTTTTAAAAAGTTACAAATGAAATTGATTTCTCAATTATTGTCcatatacttatttatttattttgataataacaaATATCAACCTCACGAACCACTAGTTTTCAGAGCTCCCCAACTTGCTACCTCTATTCATTCCCTTTTTACCCCTTTCTTAAAAAATCGATATTGTTCCTTAACTATTGTCTAAAAGCCCTTGATTTCATGCTCTTTAACGTCTCTGTACGACCGCATAACCACATTGTTCTTCTTCTTTTGGTTTCAAATGACATTATTGACATCCCTTCATTTAAGCATGTTTAATCTCTTTACAGCCCCCACATTATCGCTCTTCCCACACCACCGCAACCTACAAGAGATGAAACTTCTTCCTTTGAATAAAAACTACTCTTCaaataaggaaaaaaaaaaagtgaactgTGATtttattgagaaaaaaaaagaaaaaaatatggaAAGTCTGCAGGTTAATTTATTCATCATCCAAAAGTGCCTTAACAGGCTGAAATCCAACTAACATACACAAAAGAGTCATCCCTATATTACCCCAgtaaaaaggaaaacaaacaaTTGACTAGATATTTAAATCTAATTAACATGTTGAAAATAAATAAGTCTAAGCCTGATCACCATTTTTGACTAAAGTCATAAGTAACCTAATAACGACCCCCTTAGTTCTCACTTGTCCATACCCTGGCATTCTCAACCAACTACCACATGCAAAACCGGAAAATTGAACCAAAATAAACTGCAGCCACCTGCTGATTTCTCTTCTTTGTTCATCCAAGTTACATCGCCGCTGGATTCCTCACCAACACAGCCATCGCCTCCACTTGACAACCTGCTTCACGAACCTACTGTACGAGCCAGACctgcaacaaaaaaaaaaaaaaaacaaaaaacaaaaaaaatccgaCAACCTCCTTCATAGAGACTGAAAAACGAACATAAAATACCATATGTTTCATATTGGCCATTTTCTCTGGTACAGTACCAACCAACACATATCACACATATCTAGGTTATTTCAAATCTGTGTTATTTCAAATCTTTTTCATCTCTTCAATCCACCCAAACAGTTGCTGGTGCACAAAGTTCTCATTTTCTGATCACACAAATCTATTTTTCCTTTTCACTTTGACTAGTTTGACCACACATGTTAGCTTCACCACACAGGTTAGTTGTCTTCTTGGTTCACCCAAAACTTCAATCCAACACATAGCCTTTCCTTCAACTCACACATATTGGTCTACAAAAATGATGGAACAAAGTTCTAGTAGGATCGATTGATTCTAAATAGAAAAGCAAGAATAATAATGTAAAGAACTCAAGAATGGCTCAAACGATGTCGAATAATTAAActttaacacctcagaagagctcgattaagaactttgaCTGTAGAGGTTTTTAGGGTTACAATACAGCTATTAATTAGAATGGTCATTAATAATGCAATACATGCATGCACTACAAATAGCTAAACCCTAATaaaaaatcacggatggacaggcccataccggatatacaaaataaataaaacattaagccCAATGATGCAACACtgatactcaacaatctccccctttgcgccaATTGAGGCGAGAGCTTAGTTTGGTTGAGCAACAGAAGACTTCTTGACAGTCTTGAACACGTTCAGTATAATGGTCAGTAGAGTTTGACGAAAAGTgatataccaccgaagcatgtccGTAAAAATTTTCTTGTATGACTCCCTGTTCTGCTTACATTGGTGTATAATATCAAGAATGTGCTCCAAGCAGTTAGTGGAGAATAAATGCTTATCAACAAGAGCGAACAAAAACCTTTCACCTTCGGCTCTTGTGAACATGACAGTAAGATTAGAAGAATCGATTTGGCCCAACTTCATTTTGTTAACATCCCCAGGCTTTCCAGTAGGCTTCACGGTCGGTCTCTTCCTCATAACATGAGCCACCTCTTGATCTATTTTTGCAACTTCATGGATATACGAGGCCAACATCCTCTTAAGATGATTGAGGGTCGGCTCATACTTGAATGCGTGAGCAAAATATTAAACAAtaaaatccaatcatgaggatttaagttagGAAGATCTGCCAAAGAAATTGTATGGACCGAATTGTCCGAACCTCTGGTTACCCGAAACTGAACATTCAAAAATTTCCCAGCAGGTGAGGGTTTCATCACCTTGACAGTGGttatcttctgagcactccatgtcaGGTATTGGGGTTGTCCTAACTTGAGATAGTAGTCAATAAGATCACGATCAACCTGAGGATGGGGTGAGGGAACTTTAACCGTTGAatcaaaacagtgaaaaacaaatGCCTTTCTGGTTATTAGCATATCGAACTGTGAGTTCCTCGAGTTATCACAATCAATAGAGAAAACTGGTTCCAGCCAGTAGATGCTAGGAAACTCAATTGCTTCTTTGATTAGCCCTCCCTAGTCCAAGGAGGAAACGGTGTCTTCTTGCAAACAAGAGCATCATActcttccttcttctttcgttcTCTCTCTTATGCCTCTCTAGCTTATCATCCAACTCTTTATCCCTTTGCTTTCGCTTTAAAGCTTCAGCAATCGTTTCATCATCTTCGTCACTTTCATCAGAAACACCCTTCTTTTTGTCTTTAACACTAGAACCCGAAgtttcattacccttcggttcggTTTTGATGATAACCTTGGGAGGAACAGGAGGAGTCTTCACAacaccttctcccccttgttgcggagTGACTATCAGCTCCATAACACCCTTTTCATCTGGCTTAGGATTTCAATTGCCGGAAGAAGTTTGGAGGTCAAATGATTTCTGATTTTGAGAGTAAGAATGGGATCATGAGCATGAAGAACATTACTCaatagattaagaacatcaatgaCACAACTTTTTAGAACTGCACGCTCAGTCTTCAATGAAGCAATCTCCTTATCTGCCTGAGAAAGTTGAACTTTCTGGACTTCAATTTGACTAGTTTTGCGAGCCAGATCATCCATTATTTTGTTTTCCATCACAAAATCAGCGTGAAGCTTTTCTAAGCAAGAATTAACGGAGCTAATGAGAGAAGTGTTCTCGGTTTGAATTTCAGACCGAACTGAATCAAATTTTGCTTTCTCTTCTTGAAGGGATTGAGAGAGGGAATCAATCGTGGCATTCAGCTTAGCTGTATTCGTATCAGCGTGACCCTTAAGGGAATCAAGAAAGATCTTAGAACTGTGAATGAGTTCCGCCACATCATTTGTCGCTTTCTTGCAGGAAGTCGTGGAATCCTCAACCGCCTTTGTGGATTTATCAATCGACTATGTATACTGCTCAAGAGCAATGTCCAGAAAGACCTTCATGACCATATCATTATACTTTGATGAAGAAGCGAGCAgtcgtgtaacgacccaaaaatcatgactaaaaatttctttttaaaacattactaaaaccatatttataaaaacgtaccataagtcataacataactttCAGGTATTAGATTGAAAACAtgatctcattatcagagtaaaacatttcccaggctaactgactatggtgtgtgcactgtaatctctccgagctcctcttttgaaaattgagtacctgaaaccaaaactgaaaaccataagcacgaagcttagtgagctcccccaacctaccacataccatacaataacatgtaaaacacatactgggccttgcccactgcatcggaccgaagtccggactaactgggggcttgccccctgcatcggaccgaagtccggaaactgactgggaccttgtcccctgcattggaccaaagtccggactaactggggccttgccccctgcatcggaccgaagtccggaaactgactgggaccttatcccctgcatcggaccaaagtccggactaattgggaccttgccccctgcatcggaccgaagtccggactaactgaatagaacataacataaacatatcaactagcatgaacacacgtatactgcatactgcatcgggccgtagcccggaacacataacacataaatcctgtctgagccacgaaggcatcaaacatactaactactgcattggactaaaatccggaaactactgctaactaaacgggtcggcattgtggccttagacccgttcctactggaaggaaactcaactgaactgctgagctccgccgataatcctctggctgctgatcgataatcccctgagccgctgctcctccagctctccgagctaccaatatcaatatgacacttagtctgacagtcctcaaaaagtcaactaagtcaactctggtcaaagtcaaagtcctggtcaaagtcaaccttccaggtcaaccctactcgccgagtccacctaatgactcgccgagttcatatgctcagggtctttctattcacgactcgactcgtagagtcagtccatgactcgccgagtccaactatttccgagtcctgacctgtccaactcgctgagtctccacccgactcactgattcgagtctcaactcgaagggtttggggttccgCGACCTgagtcgccgagtccacgaatagactcgccgagtccaaggcaatcttcaaccaactcgtcgagttgttcttccaacttgccgagttcatgcccatcttcatccaactcgccgagtcgctacaactcttaatccatgcagtggctttttgagccaaacaagggttccaactcatagatccatacttctaaggcctattcctcacgtaaagtggaaaactttacgtgtagctaaagagatctaggctcaaaacacattcaaactagggtttatggcacacATACTTctccaacataccaagggctgatactttaggggattctagaccaaaataagcatggatctgaggtaggaacctcagatctggacctctagctcgaaatggttacttatcatgccaaaaatgtccaaaactcacacataagaatagatctaggtgcaaaaagggagtcgaagcaacaacttattacctccaattgatctgaaatgtcttctcaatcccggatctacagtcccttcttgcacctccaaggtctttcttccttctccaagctttaatgcactcttcaaggcaagatctagctcaaaaacggatatggtggctagggtttggtgttctggggtagagaggcagtaaaggaaccctagggaggagaatgagacgtttaaataggctccaagtcccggatttaaggttttcctcgttcagacccaactcgccgagttggtcacttactcgatccccccggatcccgctccgactcgtcgagttcctccctgggctcgacgagtccactccttgacttagggtttctttccttttcttggcCTTTttgatcttgggtgttacaactctcccccacttaaactaaacttcgtcctcgaagtttgctatggccaactgtcctacgaactgcctccaactctctatCTGGGAAAATTAACACCCTTTCGTCCATTactccagccactcacagtgctggtcactactgttggtacatactgaatccttctcCTTTCCATAATTTCCTTAACGTTACTTTCTCCGACTGAAAATTCTGTTACCCCTCATCCGCccaccggatgcactgagaccaccctggtccaactaatctgccaatatctgagttaccggactcccaccggtcccTACACCCCATCGCAACCTACTAGTTGCTTCCAACGACTTCTGGGGATGCTTCAATTatatataactgttctatccactctgccgctcatactgaaacgatgctgctggaaccagcttgcttatctcccatctgattactcaactcctactaactcgagccttccatcctgaaagaaaagctacctgcctagctatccttacagttcacttatacttggcaaaAGGCTCAACTCATcatgctgagagggacttgccatttccaaatcaaccaactatactaaTACTGACCCTCACACTGCAACTATCCGAAACACGGAACTGCCTGCAACACCGAACTGcctaaaacactgaactgcctgaaacactgaactgtctgaaacactgaacttaatgaaacactgaactgcctgaaacactgaactgcctgatacactgaaccgcctgaaacactgaaccgcctgatacactgaactgcctaaaacactgaactgcctgatacactgaactgcctgaaacactaaactgcctgatacactgaactgcctgaaacactgaactgcctgatacACTGAACTGACTAAAAcaccgagttccaactcaactgtggagtcaaaggactcctcacttagtcactcccacgacttctgaacgaaatctttctttggaactagtttccactagttatcctatCACTATGGCTCTAACAAGCTTCCGATTCACCGATCAGGTCcaaacgtcacatcctgacatcatcaattccacgactaacaacatgatggctcccatactgacggtagcccttaacatacctgaaccccaacggtccactgctactctgatctcatatctgatgtgacgatctatagccaaattgctgacttaaccataactgaaccatttgggaaatccaaaATCTAactcgtggattcccatatcctcactgctgcacccgaacgggTGGGAACTACTGCTTTCCCGCGGCCAACTACGCGCTCATActgcctaccaatctgataaaggccACGGCTACACCCACGGAcatacaactctctaatactatctggctgctagtgaatgctacagctacccccgtagacttacaacactctactactatctaactgctagtgaatgctacggctacccccgcagacttacaacactactactactatctgactgctagtgaatgctacggctacccccacagatttacaacactactactactatctgactgctagtgaatgctacgactacccccgcagacctacaacactactactattaTCTGaagacatcctgactatccctagtcctactagtgattcctcatcctgatttctcaaaaccagccctcagtctttgaatactgcatcaacctcgacatcttatatccttgatatacttagcgcttcatcgaggaattcttcggcttggctcccaaaccaaccgtctactaatccggatacaagaagctattgttgggaagtttccaaactcccaactcctgaatc includes these proteins:
- the LOC111919435 gene encoding UDP-glycosyltransferase 71E1; this translates as MTTSELVFIPSPGAGHLPPTVELARLLLDRDQRLSITIIIMNLPLEAKPDTETPTSTPRLRLIDIPSDDSTKDLISPNTFISKFLENQKPRVRDIVSGITESHSVRLVGFVVDMFCVAMTDVANEFGVPTYLYFTSSAAALGLMFDLQAKHDDEDFDVTELKDSELEVSLPSYANPVPAKVLPSVLFDKDGGCNTFIGLARKYRGMKGILVNTFEELERYAMESFLRSNANIPLVFPVGPILNLKTPTNDGKADGIMTWLDDQPDCSVVFLCFGSMGSFNEEQVKEIAVALEKSGQRFLWSLRRPPSKDKLMGLPKDYENYEDVLPEGFLERTSGVGKVIGWAPQTAVLSHSSVGGFVSHCGWNSTLESIWCGVPVAAWPLYAEQQLNAFKLVVELGLAAEIKIDYRSNMRPGGNEKEVIVSAAEIESGIRRLISDGEMRKKVKEMKEKSRFAVSEGGSSHASIGRFIDHVIVNE